A single genomic interval of Mucilaginibacter boryungensis harbors:
- a CDS encoding glycoside hydrolase family 27 protein, with protein MKRFCCFLLLLSAAHLFAQTKVKVAETPPMGWNSYNCFGSAVHEDEVRANADYMAKNLKQHGWQYIVVDFLWSYDNPPGSNIGNPFQKNLQDGSFVPWLTMDKYGRLLPQPNKFPSAFSGKGFKALADYVHSKGLKFGIHVMRGIPRQAVWAKSPVLGAPGITADMIADTASKCPWMNHMYGLNMSKPGAQAYLNSILNLYASWGVDFIKVDDLSRPYSVAEVEGYKKAIDQCGRPIVFSLSPGETPVAQSAHVQQHGNMWRMADDFWDNWKEVTHMFEYAKRWEGKGGPGHWPDCDMLQIGKLSKRGPVGKERYSRFTEDELYTHMSFWCLYKSPLMIGGNMPENRDIELKLFTNDEVLAVNQHGENPKQLYNKDGAMVWYSHIPGSKNLYVGIFNTGDESKNISLNFSDLGLNSKIAVRDLWKKQDAGTFTNNYQQQINKHGAALLMLTVK; from the coding sequence ATGAAACGTTTTTGTTGCTTTTTATTATTACTGTCGGCTGCACATTTATTTGCGCAGACCAAGGTAAAAGTAGCGGAGACCCCGCCCATGGGCTGGAACAGCTATAACTGTTTCGGTTCAGCAGTGCACGAGGATGAGGTACGCGCCAATGCCGATTACATGGCCAAAAATCTGAAGCAACACGGCTGGCAATACATCGTGGTCGATTTTTTATGGTCGTATGATAACCCGCCGGGCAGTAATATTGGCAACCCGTTTCAAAAAAATTTGCAGGATGGCTCTTTTGTGCCGTGGCTAACCATGGATAAATATGGCCGGCTGCTCCCCCAGCCCAACAAATTCCCGTCAGCTTTTAGTGGTAAAGGATTTAAAGCGTTAGCCGATTATGTCCATAGCAAAGGCCTGAAGTTTGGCATCCACGTAATGCGTGGCATCCCTCGGCAGGCTGTATGGGCTAAATCGCCGGTTCTGGGCGCGCCGGGCATAACTGCCGATATGATTGCCGATACCGCCTCAAAATGCCCGTGGATGAACCATATGTACGGTTTAAATATGAGCAAACCGGGTGCGCAGGCTTATCTGAATTCTATCCTGAATTTATATGCCAGTTGGGGTGTAGATTTTATTAAGGTCGATGACCTGTCCCGCCCCTATAGCGTCGCCGAAGTTGAAGGTTACAAAAAAGCTATCGACCAGTGCGGCAGGCCTATCGTATTCAGTCTTTCCCCAGGCGAAACACCGGTGGCTCAATCAGCGCATGTGCAACAGCATGGTAACATGTGGCGTATGGCCGATGATTTTTGGGATAACTGGAAAGAGGTCACCCACATGTTTGAATACGCTAAGCGCTGGGAAGGCAAAGGCGGCCCCGGTCACTGGCCCGATTGTGATATGCTGCAAATTGGCAAACTATCCAAACGCGGCCCGGTTGGCAAGGAACGCTACAGTCGTTTCACCGAAGATGAATTGTATACCCACATGAGTTTTTGGTGCCTGTATAAATCGCCGCTGATGATTGGCGGCAACATGCCCGAGAACAGGGATATTGAACTGAAACTTTTTACTAACGATGAGGTATTGGCCGTAAATCAACACGGTGAAAATCCTAAGCAGCTTTACAACAAAGATGGCGCTATGGTGTGGTACAGCCATATTCCCGGCAGCAAGAACCTGTATGTAGGAATTTTTAATACCGGCGACGAATCAAAAAACATTAGCCTTAATTTTTCTGATTTAGGGCTGAATAGCAAAATCGCCGTGCGCGATCTTTGGAAAAAGCAGGACGCGGGCACCTTCACCAACAATTATCAGCAACAAATAAATAAACACGGCGCGGCATTATTGATGCTGACTGTCAAATAA
- a CDS encoding L-ribulose-5-phosphate 4-epimerase, whose amino-acid sequence MSNKYKHIQEAAYHANMQLPKLGLVLFTFGNVSAVDRELGVFAIKPSGVAYEDLTPEKMVIVDFDANIIEGDLRPSSDTKTHAVLYKHFTEIGGIVHTHSTYATAWAQAQRDIPIYGTTHADYNTVNIPCAPPMSAEMIAGNYEYQTGFQIIECLQQKGMDYREVEMVLVGNHAPFTWGKTADKAVHNSAVLETVAKMALLTEQINPQAPRLQDSLIRKHYERKHGPDSYYGQ is encoded by the coding sequence ATGAGTAATAAATACAAGCATATACAGGAAGCGGCTTACCACGCCAATATGCAGCTTCCTAAACTAGGTTTAGTGCTGTTCACGTTCGGCAATGTAAGCGCGGTTGACCGTGAATTAGGCGTTTTTGCTATTAAACCAAGCGGTGTAGCGTATGAAGACCTTACACCCGAAAAAATGGTGATCGTTGATTTTGACGCGAACATTATTGAGGGCGATCTGCGTCCATCATCGGATACCAAGACCCACGCGGTACTGTATAAGCACTTTACGGAGATTGGCGGTATTGTACATACGCATTCTACTTATGCCACTGCCTGGGCACAGGCCCAAAGGGATATCCCAATTTATGGTACTACCCATGCCGATTATAATACAGTGAACATTCCCTGCGCACCGCCTATGAGCGCTGAAATGATAGCGGGTAACTACGAGTATCAAACCGGGTTCCAAATTATCGAATGCCTACAGCAAAAAGGCATGGACTATCGCGAGGTGGAAATGGTGCTGGTAGGCAACCACGCCCCTTTTACCTGGGGCAAAACTGCCGACAAAGCCGTGCATAACAGCGCGGTGCTGGAAACGGTAGCCAAAATGGCTCTGTTAACCGAACAGATCAATCCGCAGGCGCCGCGTTTACAGGATTCGCTGATACGCAAGCATTACGAGCGTAAACACGGCCCCGATTCTTATTACGGACAATAA
- a CDS encoding ribulokinase, protein MNNLNKFVIGVDYGTDSVRSVIVNAGNGQEVATSVYYYRRWQQGLYCNAAENQFRQHPQDYIDGLETTIKDCVKKAGPEIAAQIKAISVDTTGSTPVAVNAQGVPLALLPEFKDEPNAMFVLWKDHTSIKEAAEINAHAEKFDTNYLQYVGGIYSSEWFWAKLLHVLRVDERVRQAMHSWVEHCDWVPFLLTGGTDAKQIMRGRCSAGHKGLWSADFGGLPPNEFFASLDPLLDGITDKLYKDTYTSDVSAGTLSKEWAERLGLSTDVQIGVGAFDAHMGAVGGQIEPYYLSKVMGTSTCDILVAPNADMNNKLVRGICGQVDGSVIPGMAGLEAGQSAFGDTYAWFRKLLEWPAQSLLLNTKLVDAETAQALADEISAKIIPELSKQAAALPLSDSAELAIDWFNGRRTPDANQLLKGSISGLNLGSDAPRLFRALAEATCFGAKSIVERFEKEGVPVKGLIGIGGVAKKSPYIMQMMADVLQMPIRIHQFEHTCALGAAMFAATVAGIYPDVQQAMAAMGGGFDVEYTPNKELAGFYSKRYQQYQNLGNYIEQNTTSH, encoded by the coding sequence ATGAATAACCTAAATAAATTTGTGATCGGTGTTGATTACGGGACCGACTCGGTACGCTCTGTTATTGTAAACGCGGGCAACGGGCAGGAAGTAGCCACATCTGTATATTATTATCGCCGCTGGCAGCAGGGTTTATACTGTAACGCTGCCGAGAACCAATTTCGCCAGCACCCGCAGGATTATATCGACGGGTTGGAAACTACCATTAAGGATTGCGTCAAGAAAGCCGGCCCTGAAATTGCCGCGCAAATAAAAGCTATCTCGGTTGATACTACTGGATCGACCCCCGTAGCGGTTAACGCGCAAGGTGTGCCCCTGGCCTTATTACCTGAATTTAAAGACGAGCCAAACGCCATGTTTGTGCTATGGAAAGATCATACCTCTATAAAAGAAGCTGCCGAAATAAACGCGCATGCCGAAAAATTTGATACCAATTACCTGCAATATGTAGGCGGCATCTACTCATCAGAATGGTTTTGGGCTAAGCTGCTTCACGTGCTGCGTGTTGATGAGCGCGTGCGCCAGGCCATGCATTCGTGGGTGGAGCATTGCGATTGGGTACCATTCCTGCTAACAGGTGGCACCGATGCCAAACAGATTATGCGCGGGCGTTGTTCGGCCGGGCACAAAGGGCTATGGTCGGCTGATTTTGGCGGCTTACCCCCTAACGAGTTTTTTGCATCGCTTGATCCGCTGCTGGATGGCATCACCGATAAACTTTATAAAGACACTTACACGTCCGATGTATCTGCCGGAACATTAAGCAAGGAATGGGCCGAACGCCTGGGCTTAAGCACCGACGTACAAATTGGCGTAGGCGCGTTCGACGCGCATATGGGCGCTGTGGGTGGTCAGATTGAACCGTATTATCTGAGCAAGGTAATGGGTACCTCAACCTGCGATATTTTAGTAGCCCCTAATGCCGATATGAACAACAAGCTGGTACGCGGCATCTGCGGCCAGGTTGATGGCTCGGTAATCCCGGGAATGGCTGGCTTAGAGGCCGGGCAATCTGCCTTTGGCGATACGTATGCCTGGTTCCGCAAACTGCTGGAATGGCCGGCACAAAGCCTGCTGCTGAACACCAAACTGGTAGATGCCGAAACCGCACAGGCCTTAGCCGATGAAATATCAGCCAAAATTATTCCTGAACTAAGCAAACAAGCCGCGGCATTGCCTTTAAGTGATAGCGCGGAATTAGCTATAGACTGGTTTAACGGTCGCCGCACGCCTGATGCTAACCAATTATTAAAAGGCAGCATCAGCGGACTGAATTTGGGCAGCGATGCGCCACGGCTATTCCGTGCCCTGGCCGAGGCTACCTGTTTTGGCGCCAAAAGCATTGTAGAACGCTTTGAAAAAGAAGGCGTACCGGTTAAAGGCCTGATCGGTATTGGCGGTGTGGCTAAAAAATCGCCTTACATTATGCAAATGATGGCTGACGTACTGCAAATGCCTATCCGCATACACCAGTTTGAGCATACCTGTGCTTTAGGCGCGGCTATGTTCGCGGCAACTGTGGCAGGGATTTATCCTGATGTACAACAAGCCATGGCAGCCATGGGCGGCGGTTTTGATGTGGAATACACACCGAATAAAGAGTTAGCCGGTTTCTACAGCAAACGTTACCAGCAATATCAAAACCTGGGTAACTATATCGAACAAAATACAACCTCGCATTAA
- a CDS encoding MOSC domain-containing protein, with product MLQISALYIYPIKSLGGIILNTAKVTDRGLECDRRWMLIDQNNRFISQREHPEMALLRPSIMPEGLQVTNLRNNSTLLIPYQPLTNKMVEVTVWDDTTMGQLVSSAADEWFSNALGEPCRLVYMPDNIHRPVDPDYAPDGKLTSFSDAYPFLVISQASIDDLSARAGEPIPINRFRPNIVFTGGEPYMEDGMTHFTIGAIDFYGVKICARCPIPGINQNTAQRVKEPLKTMAGYRRKNNKVYLGQNLIHNGEGSLHVGDTITVLDMKPVEVFE from the coding sequence ATGTTGCAGATCAGCGCTTTATACATATATCCAATAAAATCTTTAGGCGGCATAATACTAAACACGGCAAAAGTTACCGATCGCGGATTGGAGTGTGACCGCCGCTGGATGCTTATTGATCAAAACAACCGTTTTATCTCGCAGCGCGAACATCCCGAAATGGCGCTTTTAAGGCCGTCAATCATGCCTGAAGGTTTACAGGTTACCAATTTGCGTAATAATTCAACTTTGCTTATCCCCTACCAGCCCTTAACAAATAAAATGGTTGAGGTAACCGTTTGGGATGATACCACCATGGGCCAGCTGGTAAGCAGCGCTGCCGACGAGTGGTTTAGTAATGCTTTAGGCGAACCCTGCAGGTTGGTTTATATGCCCGATAATATTCACCGCCCCGTTGACCCTGATTATGCGCCGGATGGCAAGCTCACTTCTTTTTCTGATGCCTATCCTTTCCTGGTAATCAGCCAGGCCTCAATCGACGACCTTTCAGCACGCGCCGGGGAACCGATACCCATAAACCGTTTTCGCCCCAACATTGTATTTACCGGTGGCGAACCCTATATGGAAGACGGTATGACACACTTCACCATTGGCGCTATTGATTTTTACGGGGTAAAAATTTGCGCGCGCTGCCCCATCCCCGGTATAAACCAAAACACCGCCCAGCGCGTTAAAGAACCTCTAAAAACCATGGCAGGTTACCGGCGTAAAAACAATAAAGTTTACCTGGGCCAAAACCTCATCCACAACGGGGAAGGCAGTTTACATGTGGGTGATACCATCACGGTTTTGGATATGAAACCGGTTGAAGTGTTTGAATAA
- a CDS encoding HesB/IscA family protein, producing the protein MVTITDKAKSKIDHLMQDAGLDASYFLRVSVQGGGCSGLSYNLDFDNEEKKGDQFFEDRGIRIALDMKSFLYLAGTELDFSDGLNGKGFNFHNPNATRTCGCGESFSV; encoded by the coding sequence ATGGTTACTATAACAGATAAAGCGAAAAGCAAAATTGACCACCTGATGCAGGATGCCGGGCTTGATGCCTCGTATTTTTTACGGGTATCGGTGCAAGGCGGTGGCTGCTCGGGTTTATCTTACAACCTCGATTTTGATAACGAGGAGAAAAAAGGCGACCAGTTTTTCGAAGACCGCGGTATCCGCATAGCGCTGGATATGAAATCGTTTTTATACCTGGCCGGCACCGAGCTGGATTTCTCGGACGGGCTAAACGGTAAGGGTTTCAACTTCCACAACCCAAATGCAACGCGTACCTGCGGCTGCGGCGAAAGCTTCTCGGTATAA
- the iscU gene encoding Fe-S cluster assembly scaffold IscU has translation MAYSDKVIDHYTNPRNVGTLDKSNHKVGTGLVGAPECGDVMRLQIQVDDNNVITDAKFKTFGCGSAIASSSLATEWLKGKSIDDAMKIDNMDIVEELALPPVKIHCSVLAEDAIKAAINDYRVKNGMEPIESEKTHH, from the coding sequence ATGGCTTATTCAGATAAAGTAATTGATCACTACACCAATCCGCGCAACGTGGGTACTTTAGATAAAAGTAACCACAAAGTTGGTACCGGCCTGGTGGGTGCCCCTGAGTGCGGCGACGTAATGCGCCTGCAAATACAGGTTGATGATAACAACGTTATCACCGATGCCAAATTCAAAACCTTTGGCTGTGGTTCGGCCATTGCGTCATCATCATTAGCTACCGAGTGGCTAAAAGGTAAAAGCATTGACGATGCCATGAAAATTGATAACATGGATATTGTTGAGGAATTGGCTTTACCGCCGGTAAAAATTCACTGCTCGGTATTAGCCGAAGACGCGATTAAAGCTGCCATTAACGATTACCGCGTTAAAAACGGTATGGAGCCAATTGAAAGCGAAAAAACGCATCACTAA
- a CDS encoding IscS subfamily cysteine desulfurase, with translation MEFPIYLDNNATTPMDPRVLEAMLPYFNNKFGNAASRNHAFGWVAEEAVDYAREQVAKLIGANEKEIIFTSGATESDNLAIKGVFEMYKEKGNHIITATTEHKAVLDTCKHVEKLGARVTYLDVKEDGLIDLAELEAAMTPETILVSIMYGNNEIGVIQPIKEISAIAHKHGALFMTDAVQAVGKIPVDVNADGIDLLALSAHKIYGPKGVGALYVRRKGPRVKVTAQMDGGGHERGMRSGTLNVPGIVGLGKACELCGLEMESEAKRLSAMRDRLQNALTVLEESYVNGNQEHRLPHVTNISFKYVEGEGLMMAMKDLAVSSGSACTSASLEPSYVLKSLGLSDDLAHSSIRFGLGRFTTDEEVDHAIEVTLKAVTHLRELSPLWEMFKEGIDLNSIEWAEH, from the coding sequence ATGGAATTCCCAATTTATTTAGATAACAACGCGACTACGCCAATGGACCCACGGGTGCTCGAGGCTATGCTGCCTTACTTTAACAACAAGTTTGGTAATGCGGCCAGCCGTAACCACGCTTTTGGCTGGGTGGCTGAAGAAGCTGTTGACTATGCCCGCGAACAGGTGGCCAAACTTATTGGCGCTAACGAGAAAGAGATCATCTTCACATCGGGTGCTACCGAAAGCGACAACCTGGCTATTAAAGGTGTGTTTGAAATGTACAAGGAAAAAGGTAACCACATTATTACCGCCACTACCGAACATAAAGCGGTGCTGGATACCTGCAAACACGTAGAGAAACTGGGTGCGCGCGTTACTTATCTGGATGTTAAGGAAGACGGCCTGATAGACCTTGCCGAACTGGAAGCCGCCATGACCCCTGAAACCATTTTGGTTTCAATTATGTATGGCAATAACGAGATCGGGGTTATCCAGCCTATAAAAGAAATATCGGCCATAGCCCACAAACACGGCGCCCTGTTTATGACAGACGCGGTACAGGCTGTAGGCAAGATCCCTGTTGATGTAAACGCTGATGGTATTGACCTGCTGGCGCTATCAGCACATAAAATATACGGCCCTAAAGGTGTTGGTGCATTATACGTGCGCCGTAAAGGCCCAAGGGTTAAGGTTACTGCCCAAATGGATGGCGGCGGTCACGAGCGCGGGATGCGTTCGGGTACGCTGAACGTTCCGGGTATTGTTGGGTTAGGTAAAGCCTGCGAGCTTTGCGGCCTGGAAATGGAAAGCGAAGCAAAACGCCTTTCGGCCATGCGCGACCGCCTGCAAAACGCACTGACCGTTTTAGAAGAAAGTTATGTGAATGGTAACCAGGAACACCGTTTACCGCATGTAACCAATATCAGCTTTAAATATGTAGAGGGCGAAGGTTTGATGATGGCCATGAAGGATCTGGCGGTATCATCGGGCTCGGCTTGTACTTCGGCTTCGTTAGAACCATCGTACGTGCTGAAAAGCCTGGGTTTATCAGATGACCTGGCACACTCTTCCATCCGTTTCGGTTTAGGCCGTTTCACTACCGACGAAGAGGTTGACCATGCTATTGAAGTAACCCTGAAAGCTGTTACCCACCTGCGCGAACTTTCGCCGCTGTGGGAAATGTTTAAAGAGGGTATCGACCTTAACTCGATTGAGTGGGCGGAACATTAA
- the mce gene encoding methylmalonyl-CoA epimerase yields MKKVEHIGIAVNSLETAGDIYQKLLNTGIYKVEEVASEGVKTAFLKCGPNKIELLEATNPDSPIAKFIAKKGEGIHHIAFDVDDIVAEMARLRAEGFILLNDEPKRGADNKLVCFVHPKSAGGVLVELCQEATPGD; encoded by the coding sequence ATGAAAAAGGTAGAACATATTGGTATCGCGGTAAATAGCCTGGAAACAGCCGGAGATATCTACCAAAAATTGCTGAATACCGGCATTTACAAGGTAGAAGAAGTAGCCAGCGAAGGCGTAAAAACTGCCTTTTTAAAATGCGGCCCCAACAAAATTGAACTGCTGGAAGCCACCAACCCCGACAGCCCCATTGCCAAATTTATAGCCAAAAAAGGCGAGGGCATACACCACATAGCCTTTGATGTGGACGACATTGTTGCCGAAATGGCCCGCCTGCGCGCTGAGGGTTTTATACTACTGAACGACGAACCCAAACGCGGCGCCGATAACAAGTTGGTTTGCTTTGTGCACCCTAAAAGCGCGGGTGGGGTGTTGGTGGAGTTGTGCCAAGAAGCTACGCCCGGAGATTAG
- a CDS encoding alpha-ketoglutarate-dependent dioxygenase AlkB family protein: protein MAASLTFVGMQLTNILPYDGTVNYYGKVMPQAGADNYLQALLQNVEWKNDEARIFGRHIITKRKVAWYGDSDFSYAYSGATRIALPWTPELLELKTLTEQLTGEVYNSCLLNLYHTGDEGMAWHSDDEKALGKDSTIASLSFGAERKFSLKHRINKGETSSVLLEHGSLLVMKGTTQSYWLHSLPKSKKVTTPRVNLTFRTMIPQQ, encoded by the coding sequence ATGGCTGCCAGCCTTACTTTTGTGGGTATGCAACTGACTAATATACTCCCTTACGATGGCACGGTGAACTACTACGGCAAGGTAATGCCGCAAGCCGGGGCTGACAATTACCTGCAGGCCTTACTGCAAAATGTGGAATGGAAAAACGACGAGGCCCGCATCTTTGGCCGGCATATTATCACCAAGCGTAAGGTGGCCTGGTATGGCGATAGCGACTTCAGCTATGCTTACTCGGGCGCTACGCGGATAGCCTTACCCTGGACGCCGGAACTGCTGGAACTGAAAACCTTAACCGAACAACTTACCGGCGAGGTATATAACAGCTGCCTGCTAAACCTGTATCACACCGGCGACGAGGGCATGGCCTGGCATAGCGACGATGAAAAAGCGCTGGGTAAGGATAGCACCATTGCCTCGCTCAGCTTTGGCGCTGAGCGGAAGTTCAGCTTAAAGCACAGGATAAATAAAGGGGAAACCAGCTCGGTGTTATTAGAACATGGCAGTCTGCTGGTAATGAAAGGGACTACCCAAAGCTATTGGCTGCATTCGCTGCCTAAAAGTAAAAAGGTTACCACCCCGCGGGTGAATCTGACCTTCAGGACGATGATACCGCAACAGTAG
- a CDS encoding GNAT family N-acetyltransferase: protein MTVIEVKDKASKKIFLDVARLIYKNDPAWVCPLDVEVEAVFDPVKNNFHKHGKCTRWILLDEQQQPIGRIAAFVNDLKAYNYEQPTGGIGFFECINNKACAFKLFDTAKQWLIEQGMKAMDGPINFGENDSFWGLLVEGFTQPSYGMTYNPAYYQAFFEDYGFKTLYQQITNHLDVHKPFPERFTKIAQWVAQKPGYVFKHLKVKEIAQFANDFAEIYNDAWQNFENFVPIDRATIMESFEKMKAIMDEKLIWFAYVNNEPASFIIILPDANQMIKPLNGKLNLMGKLKFLYHKWKGVSRMRAIVMGTKQKYQKHGLESAMFIKLKEYVLPLNQYDELELSWVGDFNDKMLAIHEATGAAFGKKHLTMRCLFDQSAT, encoded by the coding sequence ATGACCGTTATTGAAGTTAAAGACAAAGCATCAAAAAAAATATTCCTGGATGTTGCCCGGCTGATCTATAAAAACGACCCTGCCTGGGTGTGCCCGCTCGACGTGGAAGTAGAGGCCGTGTTCGACCCAGTAAAAAACAATTTCCACAAACACGGCAAATGTACCCGCTGGATACTGCTTGATGAACAGCAGCAACCCATTGGGCGTATAGCGGCTTTTGTAAACGATCTGAAAGCCTATAACTACGAGCAGCCTACCGGCGGTATCGGTTTTTTTGAATGTATAAATAACAAGGCATGCGCTTTTAAGCTGTTCGATACCGCTAAGCAGTGGTTAATTGAACAAGGGATGAAAGCCATGGACGGCCCCATTAATTTTGGCGAAAACGACAGCTTTTGGGGCTTACTGGTTGAGGGTTTCACCCAGCCTTCATACGGTATGACGTATAACCCGGCTTATTACCAGGCGTTTTTTGAGGATTACGGGTTTAAAACCCTATACCAGCAAATTACCAATCATTTAGATGTACACAAACCTTTTCCTGAGCGCTTTACCAAAATAGCGCAGTGGGTGGCGCAAAAACCCGGCTATGTTTTTAAACATTTAAAGGTGAAGGAAATTGCGCAGTTTGCGAACGACTTTGCCGAGATATACAACGATGCCTGGCAGAACTTTGAGAACTTCGTCCCTATAGACAGGGCTACTATTATGGAGAGCTTTGAAAAGATGAAAGCCATAATGGACGAGAAACTGATATGGTTTGCCTATGTTAATAATGAACCGGCATCGTTTATTATTATCCTGCCCGATGCTAACCAGATGATAAAACCGCTTAACGGGAAGCTAAACCTGATGGGCAAGCTTAAATTCCTTTATCACAAGTGGAAAGGGGTTTCGCGGATGCGGGCCATTGTAATGGGCACCAAGCAAAAATACCAAAAGCACGGACTGGAATCGGCTATGTTTATTAAGCTGAAAGAGTATGTGCTACCGCTAAACCAGTACGACGAGTTGGAGCTATCGTGGGTGGGCGATTTTAACGATAAAATGTTGGCTATCCACGAAGCCACAGGCGCCGCTTTCGGTAAAAAGCATTTGACCATGCGCTGCCTGTTTGACCAAAGCGCAACGTAA
- the scpB gene encoding SMC-Scp complex subunit ScpB — translation MTVNIEQHIEALVFASEQSIRVEEIMYCLQAAFGQDFSQQEITAHLNAIKTKYQNSTLAIELVKTGNGYQFLTKKDYHPIINQLQLQQSKKKLSQAAIETLAIIAYKQPVTKLDVEQIRGVNSEYSIQKLLEKELIVISGKSESVGKPLLYTTSALFMDYFGINDIAELPQIKDFTDTAVSIGEQQE, via the coding sequence ATGACAGTTAATATTGAACAACATATAGAGGCCCTGGTATTCGCATCCGAGCAGAGCATACGGGTTGAAGAAATTATGTATTGCCTGCAAGCAGCATTCGGGCAGGATTTTAGTCAGCAGGAAATAACTGCGCATTTAAACGCTATAAAAACAAAATACCAAAACAGTACCCTGGCCATTGAACTGGTAAAAACGGGAAATGGCTATCAGTTTTTAACAAAAAAAGACTATCACCCTATCATCAATCAGCTGCAACTACAGCAATCAAAAAAGAAGTTAAGCCAGGCCGCTATTGAAACCCTGGCCATTATTGCTTATAAACAACCCGTAACCAAACTTGATGTTGAACAAATACGCGGCGTAAACAGCGAATATTCTATCCAAAAACTGCTGGAAAAGGAGCTGATCGTTATCTCCGGCAAGTCTGAAAGTGTGGGAAAACCACTTTTATATACTACAAGTGCGCTGTTTATGGACTATTTTGGGATTAACGATATTGCTGAATTACCTCAAATAAAGGACTTTACAGACACCGCCGTAAGCATTGGCGAACAACAGGAATAA
- a CDS encoding WcaF family extracellular polysaccharide biosynthesis acetyltransferase has translation MPQTDLSLYTNPEYNPGGNGLKRLIWLYINALIFKTSLVPVSAVKRGLLRLFGARIAKGVVIKPCVNIKYPWNLSIGQNAWIGEGVWLDSLVLINIGANACISQGAMLLTGSHDYKKQTFNLITGTITLADGVWIGGGAIVNQGVIAESHSVLTAGSVANKNLDAYGIYQGNPAVKMRERVIN, from the coding sequence ATGCCGCAAACTGACCTTTCATTATATACAAACCCGGAGTATAACCCCGGCGGCAATGGGCTTAAACGGTTAATATGGCTATATATAAATGCCTTGATCTTTAAAACCAGCCTGGTGCCGGTCAGTGCTGTAAAAAGGGGATTATTACGCTTATTTGGGGCACGCATAGCTAAAGGAGTAGTTATAAAACCCTGTGTAAATATTAAATATCCGTGGAACTTATCCATAGGCCAAAATGCATGGATTGGTGAGGGGGTTTGGCTGGATAGCTTAGTGCTTATCAATATCGGCGCCAATGCCTGCATTTCGCAAGGCGCCATGTTATTAACCGGTAGCCACGATTATAAAAAGCAAACATTTAACCTAATAACCGGCACCATTACGCTGGCCGATGGCGTATGGATTGGTGGTGGGGCTATCGTTAACCAGGGGGTTATCGCCGAATCGCACTCGGTGTTAACTGCCGGGTCGGTAGCCAATAAAAACCTGGATGCATATGGCATTTACCAGGGTAACCCTGCGGTGAAGATGCGCGAGCGGGTTATTAATTAA
- the xrtY gene encoding exosortase Y, with product MPAQKNKEPIRFVVTFLVLFLVFYYFNIVFFGLTSPGRHYNGFLANNLNYIDWLRWVLLKCSAIILHLFGYTAITNKYELLVAGKGIIKLVYTCLGLGVMSFFAAFVIAYPKPLKPKLVFLIGGLLSIQFLNVVRFVILALFWDKRNSQVIDHHTLFNIFIYIAIVVSLYFWTKPLTTKHNAAN from the coding sequence ATGCCGGCTCAAAAAAATAAAGAACCCATAAGGTTTGTTGTTACGTTCCTTGTACTGTTCTTGGTCTTTTATTATTTCAATATTGTATTTTTTGGGTTAACATCACCGGGCCGTCATTACAACGGTTTTTTAGCAAATAACCTTAACTATATCGATTGGCTTCGCTGGGTGCTGTTAAAATGCAGTGCAATAATATTACACCTGTTTGGTTATACAGCCATTACTAATAAATACGAACTATTGGTAGCCGGCAAAGGGATAATAAAGCTGGTATACACTTGCCTTGGTTTAGGGGTAATGAGTTTTTTCGCGGCATTTGTAATTGCTTACCCCAAACCGTTAAAACCTAAGTTGGTCTTCCTGATTGGCGGGCTTTTAAGCATACAATTTTTAAATGTGGTACGATTTGTAATCCTGGCCTTGTTTTGGGATAAACGGAACAGCCAGGTAATTGACCATCATACACTTTTTAATATTTTCATTTATATAGCTATCGTTGTAAGTCTGTATTTTTGGACCAAGCCATTAACAACAAAACATAATGCCGCAAACTGA